One window of Paludibacter propionicigenes WB4 genomic DNA carries:
- a CDS encoding M56 family metallopeptidase: MNDALMYFLKVNVAIALFYLFFRLAFYNDTFWKTRRFYLIFSILLSVVYPFISFTGWLEKQEPMQTIVLDYVQLQEVALTPQPTSILTVENILLAVYALVSAVLLVKMLVQLISILRWKWKGDKQLLQGIEIISVKENITPFSFFNMIFINPTLHNEHDTKQILTHELTHARQMHSVDVMVSELTTIVCWINPAAWLLKREIRHNLEFLADSKVVESGFDSKDYQYHLLELSYQTPEIKLGNKFNVAPLKKRITMMNQQKTNKAGILKYSLIVPLALALILSSNAQSIVNSTKKALSAAKSVVVNNKKETQKPVTVITPNEQPVKQELTAAIQNTNPTTQQSDDKKIYTVVESMPQFPGGEKALLKYISQHVQYPADAHKNGVQGSVVVRFTVNESGKVENAVIVRGLYPSIDAEGLKVVSSLPDFIPGEQNGKKVAVYYSLPLQFAIDGGIPSIAGTLNGAAFKSSVVTSQTIKYDGEAPLFVVDGKEVTESDFKAIKPENIQSINTLKKEEAIKVYGDKGKNSVVLITMKK, encoded by the coding sequence ATGAACGACGCACTCATGTATTTTCTAAAGGTAAACGTTGCGATAGCACTGTTTTACCTGTTTTTCCGATTGGCATTTTACAACGATACTTTTTGGAAAACACGACGATTTTATCTTATTTTCAGCATCCTGTTGTCAGTAGTCTACCCGTTTATTTCATTTACCGGATGGCTTGAGAAGCAAGAACCCATGCAGACGATTGTACTAGACTATGTACAATTACAAGAAGTTGCCTTAACACCGCAACCAACATCAATTCTGACCGTTGAAAATATTTTACTGGCTGTGTATGCATTAGTTTCGGCTGTTTTGTTGGTAAAAATGCTGGTGCAGTTGATTTCTATTCTTCGCTGGAAATGGAAAGGTGACAAACAACTACTTCAAGGGATTGAAATAATATCCGTGAAGGAAAACATCACTCCATTTTCCTTTTTCAACATGATTTTCATAAATCCAACCTTGCACAACGAACATGATACCAAGCAGATACTTACTCACGAACTGACACATGCACGACAAATGCATAGTGTAGACGTTATGGTTAGTGAATTAACAACAATTGTTTGCTGGATAAATCCGGCAGCATGGTTGCTTAAACGTGAGATCCGACATAATCTGGAATTTCTGGCCGATAGTAAAGTCGTTGAATCTGGCTTTGATTCTAAAGATTATCAATATCATTTATTGGAATTATCCTATCAAACTCCCGAGATAAAACTCGGAAATAAATTTAATGTAGCTCCCCTTAAAAAACGTATTACCATGATGAATCAACAAAAAACTAACAAAGCGGGCATATTGAAATACTCGCTTATCGTTCCACTGGCATTGGCTTTAATTCTTTCAAGCAATGCACAATCCATCGTTAATTCCACTAAAAAAGCATTGTCTGCTGCTAAGAGCGTAGTTGTGAATAACAAGAAAGAAACTCAAAAACCAGTTACAGTAATCACTCCAAACGAACAACCGGTTAAACAAGAGCTTACTGCAGCAATTCAGAATACAAACCCAACAACCCAACAGTCCGATGATAAGAAGATTTACACTGTTGTTGAAAGTATGCCTCAGTTTCCCGGTGGAGAAAAAGCTTTATTAAAATATATCAGTCAGCATGTACAATATCCTGCTGATGCTCATAAAAATGGAGTTCAAGGAAGTGTTGTTGTTCGATTTACAGTTAATGAGTCAGGGAAGGTAGAAAATGCTGTAATTGTGAGAGGACTTTACCCCAGCATTGATGCCGAAGGATTAAAAGTAGTGAGTTCTTTACCCGACTTTATTCCGGGTGAACAAAATGGGAAAAAAGTGGCTGTTTATTATTCTCTTCCTCTTCAGTTTGCTATAGATGGTGGTATTCCATCGATAGCCGGTACATTGAATGGTGCTGCTTTTAAAAGCAGTGTAGTAACATCTCAAACTATAAAATATGATGGAGAAGCTCCTTTGTTTGTTGTTGACGGCAAGGAAGTAACCGAATCGGATTTTAAAGCGATTAAGCCTGAAAATATCCAATCGATAAATACGCTAAAAAAAGAAGAAGCTATAAAAGTGTACGGCGATAAAGGTAAAAATAGTGTGGTTTTAATTACAATGAAGAAATAA
- a CDS encoding BlaI/MecI/CopY family transcriptional regulator yields the protein MEKLTNQEEEMMLIIFQQGKGFIKDFIQKMDEPTPPYTTVASIVKNLERKGYLKSTRYGNTYEYSPVMEESEYKSKFMSGVVQNYFENSYKEMVSFFVEKQKISAEELQEIIKLIEKK from the coding sequence ATGGAAAAGCTAACTAACCAAGAAGAAGAAATGATGCTGATAATATTTCAGCAAGGCAAAGGTTTTATTAAAGACTTTATCCAGAAAATGGATGAGCCTACGCCGCCTTACACCACCGTTGCCTCTATTGTAAAAAACCTTGAACGCAAAGGTTATTTGAAAAGCACGCGTTACGGAAATACCTACGAGTATAGTCCGGTGATGGAAGAAAGCGAGTACAAATCAAAATTCATGTCGGGGGTAGTGCAAAACTACTTCGAGAATTCGTACAAGGAAATGGTCAGTTTCTTTGTTGAGAAGCAAAAAATATCCGCAGAAGAATTACAAGAAATCATTAAACTCATCGAAAAGAAATGA
- a CDS encoding TlpA family protein disulfide reductase — protein sequence MRKIPTLVLFVLIVASITAQNSFEKTALSQAKEMANYSNSHDFKKYVDYLLPFNYGNNSNNKEKLSEMFKRSSESDTATIRVVKTVKSIINKDQYQILILCRERNRDHYIFGISNDKGKNWLFTQPQQTKMNFNALQEMIPTISTSFSPLVDPKFGKRINYIKGEKIAPFKFTDINGKILSSDSLKGKVIVLNFWSMSCGPCIKEIPDLNELVAKMKSKEVVFIAPAVYTSKDDIVKYLLPKHPFSYQIVCIENDDDYNVNSFPTHVIIDQNMNIVYKYDAYSKENTKKMEEILMGLLK from the coding sequence ATGCGAAAAATTCCGACTTTAGTTTTATTCGTTTTAATTGTTGCAAGTATAACAGCTCAAAATAGTTTTGAGAAAACCGCGCTCTCTCAGGCTAAAGAAATGGCAAATTATTCCAATAGTCATGATTTCAAGAAGTATGTTGATTACCTTTTACCATTTAATTATGGAAATAACTCAAATAACAAGGAAAAGTTGTCCGAGATGTTTAAACGCAGCAGCGAAAGTGATACAGCCACAATCAGAGTTGTGAAAACGGTAAAATCAATAATAAACAAAGATCAATATCAGATTCTGATATTATGTAGAGAGCGAAATCGTGATCATTACATATTTGGAATATCAAACGATAAAGGCAAAAATTGGCTTTTTACCCAGCCTCAGCAAACTAAGATGAACTTTAATGCTTTGCAAGAAATGATACCTACTATAAGCACATCATTTTCTCCTCTAGTTGATCCTAAATTTGGCAAAAGGATAAATTATATAAAGGGAGAAAAAATTGCTCCATTTAAATTTACGGACATTAACGGTAAAATTTTATCTTCAGACTCACTGAAAGGTAAAGTGATTGTGCTCAATTTCTGGAGTATGTCTTGCGGACCATGTATAAAGGAAATACCTGATTTAAATGAATTGGTAGCAAAGATGAAAAGTAAAGAAGTTGTTTTTATTGCACCTGCTGTTTATACTTCGAAAGATGATATTGTCAAGTATCTTTTACCTAAGCATCCTTTTAGTTATCAGATAGTATGTATTGAAAATGACGATGATTATAATGTCAATTCATTCCCTACTCATGTGATAATTGACCAAAATATGAATATCGTCTATAAATATGATGCTTATAGTAAGGAAAATACAAAGAAAATGGAAGAAATATTAATGGGTTTATTGAAATAA
- a CDS encoding S8 family serine peptidase encodes MNNSVFSVKYIAVLVLTLLVCLSSSYAQTSYYFYVQLSDKSHSSYSLLQPTEYLSERAISRRATFGLACDSTDLPVSPLYLKQIAETGARIHNVSKWMNGVTVMVSDSVLMNSVRKLPFVRFVEYTGRLVGAALAPQKTKSEAQAFDYGIASTQIEQLKGNSLHNAGYRGKDIHIAVLDAGFTNVDKNPFFDSLRLQNRLLGIKDIINPVSNIFNEDSHGAMVLATMAANVPGQFLGTAPDASYWLIRTEYAPTEYKVETDFWTSGIEFADSVGVDLVNSSLGYSTFDDPKMNFTYGDMNGKVSRASRAANLASKKGMLVVSSAGNEGNQSWHYIGSPADADGIVTVGAVTSKGISSAFSSYGPSSDGRVKPEVCAMGTSSAVVNTAGVPIYGNGTSFASPVLAGMMACLLQRYKSLEANLDMDILLNAVFRSAGLYSSPTAQQGYGIPDFEKAEQNLITFDKSLKTDKSEFILIYNSSSKRLSVRYIGNESISNASVCVFNVMGGSIAARGITSTTTYIDTTTFRTGIYAVCISWNGKTETRKILIR; translated from the coding sequence ATGAATAATTCAGTGTTTTCGGTGAAATATATAGCTGTTTTAGTCTTGACGTTGTTGGTTTGCTTGTCCAGCTCTTATGCACAGACCAGCTATTATTTCTATGTTCAGCTTTCGGATAAAAGCCATTCGTCCTATTCGCTTTTACAGCCAACAGAATATTTGTCCGAGCGGGCTATCAGTCGAAGGGCTACTTTTGGTTTAGCGTGTGATTCTACCGATTTACCTGTCAGTCCGTTGTACCTGAAACAAATTGCTGAGACTGGTGCCCGGATTCATAACGTAAGTAAATGGATGAACGGAGTCACTGTCATGGTCTCCGATTCAGTATTAATGAATAGTGTAAGAAAGTTGCCTTTTGTCAGGTTTGTGGAATATACGGGTCGGCTGGTTGGAGCCGCGTTGGCTCCACAAAAGACTAAATCTGAAGCGCAGGCTTTCGATTATGGTATTGCATCAACTCAAATAGAGCAGTTAAAGGGGAATAGTCTTCACAATGCCGGCTATCGGGGAAAGGATATTCACATTGCCGTTCTTGATGCAGGATTTACTAATGTAGATAAAAATCCGTTTTTTGATAGTTTGCGATTGCAAAATAGGTTGCTGGGTATTAAAGACATAATTAATCCAGTATCGAATATCTTTAATGAGGATTCGCACGGGGCTATGGTGCTGGCTACTATGGCTGCTAATGTGCCCGGACAATTTCTTGGAACTGCACCCGATGCTTCATATTGGTTGATACGAACAGAATATGCTCCGACGGAATATAAAGTTGAAACGGATTTTTGGACATCGGGAATTGAATTTGCCGATAGCGTGGGGGTCGATTTGGTAAATTCATCGCTTGGGTATTCCACTTTCGACGATCCAAAAATGAATTTTACTTATGGAGATATGAATGGAAAAGTTTCGCGAGCCAGTCGTGCGGCCAATCTCGCAAGCAAAAAAGGGATGCTGGTTGTATCAAGTGCCGGTAACGAAGGCAACCAAAGCTGGCATTATATAGGTTCTCCCGCTGATGCCGATGGTATTGTTACAGTCGGGGCAGTTACTTCCAAAGGTATCTCCAGTGCTTTTTCTTCTTACGGACCCAGTTCAGATGGTCGGGTTAAGCCGGAGGTTTGTGCTATGGGAACTTCGTCGGCAGTTGTAAATACAGCCGGTGTGCCTATTTATGGCAATGGAACTTCTTTTGCATCGCCGGTCTTGGCCGGAATGATGGCTTGCTTGTTGCAACGCTACAAATCATTGGAAGCTAATTTGGATATGGATATTCTGCTGAATGCTGTCTTTAGAAGTGCCGGTTTGTATAGTTCGCCTACTGCTCAGCAAGGCTATGGAATTCCGGATTTTGAAAAAGCGGAGCAAAATTTGATTACTTTTGATAAATCTCTGAAAACCGATAAGAGTGAATTTATATTGATATATAATTCTTCATCTAAAAGATTAAGTGTCCGGTATATTGGTAATGAAAGTATATCCAATGCTTCGGTATGTGTTTTTAATGTTATGGGAGGTTCTATCGCAGCGCGGGGTATAACCTCTACTACCACTTATATTGATACAACTACATTTAGAACGGGTATATATGCTGTTTGCATATCTTGGAATGGCAAAACCGAAACACGGAAAATATTAATCAGATAA
- the xseA gene encoding exodeoxyribonuclease VII large subunit, protein MTSITLSELAAQIQQTIRLNFDTPQWIRAEISELRENPGGHCYLELIEKDSESDALLAKIKTTIWASTYRMLKPYFESSTGQVLRSGINVLVAVTVEFHGVYGFSLNVRDIDPTFTIGEMAARRLKIIRQLESDGIVDMNKQLPLSQVPQRLAIISSATAAGYGDFCDQLKNNPAHFTFYIKLFPAVMQGDQAEATIIAALEKIYDNLEMFDAVIIIRGGGATTDLACFDSYELALNCAQFPLPIIAGIGHQRDVSILDMVAHTSLKTPTAVAEFLISKMHTADDYVNSVVSDIGFLVRNNIETESRFIIQTQLQIKQTLRSWVLKKKHLLDGQKNRLKSSVRMQLLKQNNKLSLLDKNIETHSPVFLLKHGYTITTLNGKRVTSINQIKSGDKIRTLLSNGQFDSEII, encoded by the coding sequence ATGACCTCAATAACCCTTTCTGAACTAGCTGCTCAGATTCAGCAAACCATTCGCCTGAATTTTGATACACCCCAATGGATACGGGCTGAAATAAGCGAGTTGCGCGAAAACCCGGGAGGGCATTGTTATCTGGAGTTGATAGAAAAGGATAGTGAATCCGATGCATTGCTTGCAAAAATTAAAACTACAATATGGGCCTCAACGTATCGTATGCTGAAACCTTATTTCGAAAGCAGTACAGGGCAGGTGCTGAGGTCGGGTATAAATGTTTTGGTAGCTGTGACGGTTGAATTTCACGGAGTTTATGGGTTTAGCCTGAATGTGCGGGATATTGATCCTACATTCACTATTGGCGAGATGGCGGCTCGACGACTGAAGATTATACGCCAACTGGAGAGTGATGGGATTGTGGATATGAATAAGCAATTGCCTTTGTCGCAGGTACCTCAGCGGTTGGCTATAATTTCGTCAGCTACTGCTGCCGGTTATGGCGATTTTTGCGATCAGTTGAAGAATAATCCGGCTCATTTTACTTTTTATATTAAATTGTTTCCGGCCGTCATGCAAGGCGATCAGGCAGAAGCAACGATTATAGCTGCGCTTGAAAAAATTTACGACAATCTTGAAATGTTTGATGCTGTAATCATTATCCGTGGTGGCGGTGCCACTACCGATTTGGCTTGTTTTGATTCGTACGAACTGGCGTTGAACTGTGCCCAGTTTCCGTTACCCATTATTGCTGGTATCGGCCATCAACGCGATGTGTCAATTTTGGATATGGTGGCACATACCAGTCTGAAAACGCCTACGGCTGTCGCTGAATTCTTGATTTCGAAAATGCATACTGCTGATGACTATGTAAATAGCGTGGTGTCGGATATCGGATTTCTGGTCAGAAATAATATTGAAACGGAATCACGATTTATAATCCAGACTCAATTACAAATAAAACAAACTTTGCGAAGCTGGGTGTTGAAGAAGAAGCACTTGCTCGATGGTCAGAAAAATCGTTTGAAATCATCTGTCAGGATGCAATTGCTGAAACAAAACAATAAACTATCTTTGCTAGACAAAAACATAGAAACGCATTCGCCTGTTTTTCTGCTGAAACACGGATATACTATCACCACGCTGAATGGAAAGCGAGTCACTTCTATCAATCAGATAAAATCGGGAGATAAAATTCGAACGCTGCTAAGTAACGGACAGTTTGATAGCGAAATTATTTAA
- the folB gene encoding dihydroneopterin aldolase has protein sequence MSKITLENMEFHAFHGCLDFEQRLGNTFIVSLSMELDTTQPGLTDDLEHTLNYQLVYDEVKAQMETPSKLIEHVGQRILDAVFQRFQQIKTLEIKLSKLNPPLGGKVERVTIELIKHR, from the coding sequence ATGAGTAAAATTACGTTGGAGAACATGGAGTTCCATGCCTTTCACGGCTGTCTGGATTTCGAACAGCGTTTGGGCAATACTTTTATTGTCAGTTTGAGCATGGAATTGGATACTACTCAGCCCGGATTGACAGATGATCTTGAACATACGCTCAACTATCAGTTGGTTTACGATGAGGTGAAAGCTCAGATGGAAACACCGTCGAAACTGATAGAGCATGTTGGACAAAGAATTCTGGACGCCGTTTTTCAACGGTTCCAACAGATCAAAACACTTGAAATTAAGCTTTCGAAACTGAATCCACCGCTGGGAGGAAAAGTGGAAAGGGTAACTATAGAACTAATAAAACACCGCTAA
- a CDS encoding peptide MFS transporter produces MSTNEIKQGHPKGLYLLFGTEMWERFNFYGMRAILTLFLINSLMMKEADASIIYGGFLGLCYLTPMLGGFISDRYFGNRNCIIIGGLTMATGQMLLFLSASIFGSNLSLATTLMWVALGTIILGNGFFKPNISSLVGSLYPKEEKSKLDTAFTIFYMGINLGAFLGQLICPLVGDVKDAGGIRDIHAFKWGFLAASTAMVIGAVLFYFLKNRYIVTPEGKPLGGLPSKNDASYFDEGEAQKANFSKKSLVIAVFAFIGLFFAIRYLLGGDNFIKTIIYPVIYASGITLAGLIVSDSSLTKIERDRIFVIYIVAFFIIFFWAAFEQAGSSLTFIADNQTDRNFFGWNMPPSMVQIFNGLFVFTFAIPFSILWDKLRAAGKEPISPAKQAIGLGLIALSYLIIANNVKNLGNSGLLGIQWLILLYLIQTFGELCLSPIGLSLVGKLSPKRFSSLLFGVFFLSNAAGYALAGTLGSIIPATGDKFLKAKELGINLQAVLDKTITPTASQLKLLEANHISAVNPTFAGFEIHNLYEFFMVFVVLTGIAAVVLMGLTPRLKKMMHGVK; encoded by the coding sequence ATGTCAACAAACGAAATTAAGCAAGGACACCCGAAAGGCCTTTATCTCCTTTTTGGAACCGAAATGTGGGAACGTTTCAATTTCTATGGAATGCGAGCCATATTAACACTGTTCTTAATTAACTCATTGATGATGAAAGAAGCGGATGCTTCAATTATCTATGGAGGTTTTTTAGGATTATGCTATCTGACACCGATGTTAGGCGGTTTTATTTCTGATCGCTATTTTGGAAACAGAAACTGTATCATTATTGGTGGGCTAACAATGGCTACAGGTCAGATGCTGTTGTTTTTGAGTGCAAGTATTTTTGGCTCTAACTTATCTTTAGCTACCACTCTGATGTGGGTTGCGCTGGGTACCATTATTTTGGGTAACGGTTTTTTCAAACCTAATATATCCAGTTTGGTTGGAAGTTTGTATCCAAAAGAAGAAAAAAGCAAGCTGGATACAGCTTTTACCATTTTTTATATGGGAATTAACCTGGGCGCATTTTTGGGTCAGTTAATTTGTCCTTTGGTAGGAGACGTGAAAGATGCAGGAGGAATAAGAGACATACATGCCTTCAAATGGGGATTTCTTGCGGCTTCTACAGCTATGGTAATCGGAGCGGTTCTTTTCTATTTTCTGAAAAATCGTTATATCGTTACTCCCGAGGGTAAACCACTTGGTGGTCTGCCATCTAAAAACGATGCGTCTTATTTTGATGAAGGCGAGGCTCAAAAAGCTAATTTTTCTAAAAAATCTTTGGTTATAGCTGTATTCGCTTTTATCGGATTATTTTTTGCCATTAGATATTTACTGGGTGGCGACAACTTCATTAAAACAATCATTTATCCTGTTATTTACGCAAGTGGTATTACGCTGGCAGGATTAATTGTTTCCGACAGCTCGTTGACAAAAATAGAAAGAGACAGAATATTTGTAATATACATTGTGGCCTTCTTTATTATTTTCTTTTGGGCTGCATTTGAGCAAGCCGGATCTTCGCTTACTTTTATTGCTGATAATCAAACTGACAGGAACTTTTTTGGTTGGAATATGCCACCTTCCATGGTTCAGATTTTTAATGGTTTATTTGTTTTCACTTTTGCTATTCCGTTCAGTATTCTTTGGGATAAACTTAGGGCTGCTGGTAAAGAGCCTATCTCTCCTGCAAAACAGGCTATCGGATTAGGATTAATAGCTTTGAGCTATTTGATTATTGCCAATAATGTGAAAAATCTTGGAAACAGCGGACTATTAGGTATTCAGTGGTTAATCCTTTTGTACTTAATCCAAACTTTTGGAGAACTTTGTTTGTCGCCAATCGGCTTGTCTCTTGTAGGAAAACTATCGCCTAAAAGATTTTCGTCATTACTCTTCGGAGTTTTCTTCCTGTCGAATGCCGCAGGATATGCTTTAGCAGGAACTTTAGGGTCTATTATACCGGCTACGGGTGATAAATTTCTGAAAGCAAAAGAGTTGGGGATAAATCTTCAGGCTGTGTTAGATAAAACAATTACACCTACAGCTTCTCAACTGAAACTTTTGGAAGCAAATCATATTAGTGCAGTCAATCCAACATTTGCCGGATTTGAAATTCATAATTTGTACGAATTCTTTATGGTATTTGTGGTATTAACCGGAATAGCTGCTGTTGTTTTGATGGGACTTACTCCGCGTTTGAAGAAAATGATGCATGGAGTGAAATAA
- a CDS encoding metallophosphoesterase family protein, with amino-acid sequence MTRIGVLSDTHGMLDDRILEHFANCDEVWHCGDWGSLEVANKLQNFKPLRGVWGNIDSYEIRSMFPQHNRFMCEDVKVWLTHIGGYPGKYDALVRPAIFQQPPKLFVCGHSHILKVKYDKTLDLLHINPGAAGKYGFHKVQTLIRFEIDGDKIQNLEVIELKVKDVK; translated from the coding sequence ATGACTCGGATAGGCGTACTTTCGGACACGCACGGAATGCTGGATGACAGAATACTGGAACATTTTGCGAACTGTGATGAAGTGTGGCATTGCGGTGATTGGGGATCGTTGGAGGTTGCCAATAAACTTCAAAATTTCAAACCACTGAGAGGCGTTTGGGGAAATATCGACAGTTATGAGATCAGATCAATGTTTCCTCAACACAATCGTTTTATGTGCGAGGATGTAAAGGTCTGGCTAACTCATATTGGCGGATATCCGGGAAAGTATGATGCGCTTGTACGTCCTGCCATTTTCCAACAACCACCCAAACTTTTTGTGTGCGGACATTCTCACATTTTAAAGGTAAAATACGACAAGACACTCGATTTGCTGCACATAAACCCCGGTGCTGCTGGAAAATATGGTTTTCATAAAGTACAAACCCTGATCAGGTTTGAAATAGATGGTGATAAAATACAAAATCTGGAAGTAATAGAACTGAAAGTAAAAGACGTGAAATAA
- a CDS encoding murein hydrolase activator EnvC family protein, which translates to MKKKINKLKPFIQKMRFKYRVSILNENTLEESWHVRLSRFSVFMFGSTFIVLTFIILTILIFATPISRYLPGYGDSGNRSSIIRESMRADSLVQQVELQEGYLDIVKGIITGKMSPDSIASLDSIALKERAKILLQKSKKEKEFVEKFEQEEKYNLASIDTKPTENSFVFFRPTRGVISSSFNMSEKQYGIYLITSPNESVLSVLGGTVVYAAFTFDFGWVIQVMHDNNYLSIYKNNTRLMKKVGDEVKAGECIAITGDATGKKTGQQFYFELWKLGKPVDPEEVIIF; encoded by the coding sequence ATGAAAAAGAAAATAAACAAACTCAAACCATTTATTCAGAAAATGCGATTTAAATATCGTGTTTCTATCCTGAATGAAAATACGCTTGAAGAATCGTGGCATGTGCGTCTCTCTCGTTTCAGCGTGTTCATGTTTGGGTCTACATTTATAGTGTTGACGTTTATCATTCTTACCATTCTTATATTTGCCACCCCCATTAGCCGCTATTTGCCCGGTTATGGCGATTCTGGTAACAGATCCAGTATTATTCGTGAGTCAATGCGTGCTGATTCGTTGGTACAACAGGTCGAATTGCAGGAAGGTTATTTGGATATTGTAAAGGGGATAATCACGGGTAAAATGAGCCCCGATTCTATTGCATCATTAGATTCCATTGCGCTAAAGGAACGTGCTAAAATCCTGTTGCAAAAATCTAAAAAGGAAAAAGAGTTTGTTGAAAAATTTGAGCAAGAAGAAAAATACAATCTGGCAAGCATTGATACTAAACCGACAGAGAATTCTTTCGTTTTTTTCAGACCGACACGGGGCGTTATATCTTCATCGTTTAATATGTCCGAGAAGCAATATGGAATCTATCTGATTACTTCGCCTAATGAGAGTGTATTGAGTGTGTTGGGCGGAACGGTTGTATATGCAGCTTTTACATTCGATTTTGGTTGGGTTATTCAGGTAATGCACGATAATAATTACTTGTCGATTTATAAAAACAATACCAGATTGATGAAAAAAGTGGGAGATGAAGTAAAAGCGGGTGAATGCATTGCCATAACCGGCGATGCAACGGGAAAGAAAACCGGACAGCAGTTTTATTTTGAATTGTGGAAGCTTGGTAAACCCGTTGATCCCGAAGAGGTGATTATCTTTTAA
- a CDS encoding 1-deoxy-D-xylulose-5-phosphate reductoisomerase — MSEIQKKQIAILGSTGSIGTQALEVLAHNDDLFEIYAITANNNVDLLIEQARKFQPEMVAIGNEIHYQKLKKELSDLPIKVFAGIESIAQVAEMQPVDIVLTAMVGYSGLKPTINAIKAGKKIALANKETLVVAGELICELALENNSAIIPVDSEHSAIFQCLAGEGNNPVEKLILTASGGPFRTKSIHELETVTSAQALKHPNWDMGAKITIDSASMMNKGFEIIEAKWLFGVTPEQIQVVVHPQSIIHSMVQFADGSIKAQLGMPDMKLPIQYAFTYPERLKTNFPRFNFDLCSQFTFEQPDLERFRNLAFAYYAMDKGGNMPCILNAANEIVVAEFLKDRIGFLQMSDIIENAMAKAEFIAKPTYDDYVKTDALVRILTKELIK, encoded by the coding sequence ATGTCAGAAATTCAGAAAAAACAAATAGCTATATTAGGTTCAACAGGCTCTATTGGGACTCAGGCATTGGAAGTTCTTGCGCACAATGATGATTTATTCGAAATTTATGCCATTACAGCCAATAATAATGTTGATTTGCTGATTGAGCAGGCGCGAAAATTCCAACCGGAAATGGTGGCTATTGGTAATGAAATTCATTATCAGAAGCTTAAAAAAGAATTGTCCGATCTGCCCATTAAAGTATTTGCAGGTATAGAGTCTATAGCTCAGGTGGCTGAAATGCAGCCGGTTGATATAGTTCTTACAGCCATGGTTGGTTATTCGGGGCTTAAACCGACTATTAATGCGATAAAGGCCGGTAAGAAAATAGCATTGGCCAATAAGGAAACGCTTGTGGTTGCGGGTGAATTGATTTGTGAACTGGCTCTGGAGAATAATTCTGCCATTATTCCGGTTGATTCCGAACATTCGGCGATCTTCCAATGTCTTGCAGGTGAAGGAAATAATCCGGTAGAGAAATTAATTCTTACAGCTTCGGGTGGTCCATTCAGAACGAAATCCATTCATGAGTTAGAAACTGTAACCAGTGCTCAGGCTTTAAAGCATCCCAACTGGGATATGGGCGCCAAAATAACGATAGATTCTGCCAGTATGATGAATAAAGGCTTTGAAATCATTGAAGCCAAGTGGTTATTTGGAGTTACACCGGAGCAGATTCAGGTGGTGGTTCATCCTCAGTCTATTATTCATTCGATGGTTCAGTTTGCCGATGGTTCAATTAAAGCACAACTTGGCATGCCGGATATGAAGTTGCCGATTCAATATGCATTTACCTATCCGGAGAGGTTGAAAACGAATTTTCCACGATTCAATTTTGATTTGTGCTCGCAGTTTACTTTTGAGCAACCGGATTTGGAAAGATTTAGAAATCTGGCATTTGCTTATTATGCTATGGATAAGGGCGGAAATATGCCGTGCATTCTTAATGCGGCAAATGAAATTGTGGTGGCCGAATTTTTAAAAGATAGAATTGGTTTTCTACAGATGAGTGATATCATTGAAAATGCAATGGCTAAAGCCGAATTTATTGCTAAACCAACTTACGATGATTATGTGAAGACTGATGCTTTGGTGAGAATACTCACCAAAGAGTTGATTAAGTAA